One genomic window of Diospyros lotus cultivar Yz01 chromosome 8, ASM1463336v1, whole genome shotgun sequence includes the following:
- the LOC127807864 gene encoding cellulose synthase A catalytic subunit 2 [UDP-forming]-like isoform X2: protein METKGRLVAGSHNRNEFVVINADEIGRVTSVKELSGQICQICGDEVEVKVDGEPFVACNECAFPVCRPCYEYERREGNQACPQCKTRYKRIKGSPRVDGDEEEDEFDDLDNEFGSNDQADSHQIAEAGFSSRHGTGRGLQSHGSGLTTPLEMDSSSLSPDIPLLTYDHEDAGISSDQHALIIPPFMSRTKRVHPVPFSDSSMSLPPRPMDPKKDLAVYGYGTVAWKDRMEEWKRRQSDKLQVVKHEGDGGGSFDGNELDDPDLPKMDEGRQPLWRKLPIPSSKISPYRMIILLRLAILGLFFHYRILHPVNDAYGLWLTSIICEIWFAVSWIFDQFPKWFPIERETYLDRLSLRYEKEGRPSELASIDVYVSTVDPMKEPPLITANTVLSILAVDYPVDKVTCYVSDDGAAMLTFEALSETSEFARKWVPFCKKFNIEPRAPEWYFAQKVDYLKDKVHPTFVRERRAMKRDYEEFKIRVNGLVAMAQKVPEDGWTMQDGTPWPGNNVRDHPGMIQVFLGHDGVRDLEGNELPRLIYVSREKRPGFEHHKKAGAMNALINMKGLDGIQGPIYVGTGCVFRRQALYGYDAPVKKKAPLKTCNCWPKWCSCCCCGSRKKNRKEKSKENKKKTSSRESSPQIYALENIEEGVEGIDNEKSALMPQIKLEKKFGQSPVFIASTLLEEGGVPPGATSASLLKEAIHVISCGYEDKTEWGKEVGWIYGSVTEDILTGFKMHCHGWRSVYCIPKRPAFKGSAPINLADRLHQVLRWALGSVEILLSRHCPIWYGYGCGLKPLERFSYINSVVYPLTSIPLIAYCTLPAVCLLTGKFIVPEISNYASIIFMALFISIAATSILEMQWGGVSIDDWWRNEQFWVIGGASSHLFALFQGLLKVLAGVNTNFTVTSKGGDDGEFSELYLFKWTSLLIPPMTLLIINIIGVVVGVSDAINNGYETWGPLFGKLFFALWVIVHLYPFLKGLMGKQQGVPTIIVVWSILLASIFSLLWVRINPFLSKDGIVLEVCGLNCD, encoded by the exons ATGGAAACCAAAGGCCGACTCGTTGCCGGTTCTCACAACCGAAATGAGTTTGTTGTCATCAATGCCGATGAGATTGGCCGA GTAACTTCGGTTAAGGAATTGAGTGGTCAGATTTGCCAGATTTGTGGGGATGAGGTCGAAGTTAAAGTGGATGGGGAGCCATTTGTTGCCTGCAACGAGTGTGCTTTCCCTGTTTGCAGACCTTGCTATGAGTATGAAAGAAGAGAGGGCAATCAAGCTTGCCCGCAATGCAAAACCAGATACAAGCGCATCAAAG GAAGTCCTAGAGTCGATGGtgacgaagaagaagatgaatttgATGACTTGGACAATGAATTTGGGTCCAATGACCAGGCTGACTCGCATCAAATTGCAGAGGCAGGGTTCTCTTCGCGCCACGGTACTGGCCGTGGTCTCCAAAGCCATGGTTCTGGGCTCACTACTCCCTTGGAGATGGATTCCTCGTCCCTCAGTCCAGATATCCCTCTCCTGACTTATGACCACGAG GATGCTGGGATTTCCTCTGATCAGCATGCTCTTATCATTCCACCATTTATGAGTCGGACTAAGCGTGTCCATCCAGTGCCATTTTCTGATTCTTCCATGTCTT TGCCACCCCGGCCAATGGATCCTAAGAAAGACTTAGCAGTGTATGGATATGGTACTGTTGCATGGAAGGACAGAATGGAAGAGTGGAAGAGAAGGCAGAGTGACAAACTTCAAGTGGTGAAGCATGAAGGAGATGGGGGTGGGAGCTTCGATGGTAATGAGCTGGATGATCCTGATCTTCCCAA GATGGACGAAGGTAGGCAGCCACTCTGGAGAAAGTTACCAATTCCATCAAGCAAGATAAGCCCATACAGGATGATCATTTTGCTGCGACTTGCCATTCTGGGGTTATTTTTCCACTATAGGATTCTTCACCCTGTCAATGATGCATATGGACTCTGGCTAACTTCAATTATATGTGAAATCTGGTTTGCTGTATCATGGATCTTTGATCAGTTCCCAAAATGGTTTCCAATTGAGCGAGAAACATACCTGGATAGGCTATCACTGAG GTATGAAAAAGAAGGCAGGCCATCTGAATTAGCCTCTATAGATGTATATGTAAGTACAGTTGATCCAATGAAAGAGCCTCCACTTATCACTGCAAACACAGTCCTGTCTATCCTTGCCGTGGATTATCCAGTCGACAAGGTTACCTGCTATGTCTCAGACGATGGTGCTGCCATGCTCACTTTTGAAGCCCTGTCTGAGACATCTGAATTTGCGAGGAAGTGGGTACCATTCTGCAAAAAGTTCAATATTGAGCCTCGTGCCCCAGAATGGTATTTTGCTCAGAAAGTTGACTATCTTAAAGACAAAGTGCATCCTACATTTGTGAGGGAACGTCGCGCAATGAAG AGGGATTATGAAGAGTTTAAAATTCGGGTAAATGGTCTGGTCGCTATGGCACAGAAAGTTCCTGAGGATGGCTGGACAATGCAGGACGGGACTCCATGGCCAGGGAATAATGTCAGGGATCATCCTGGAATGATTCAG GTATTCTTGGGTCATGATGGTGTCCGTGATCTTGAAGGAAATGAATTACCTCGTCTTATCTATGTTTCTCGTGAAAAGAGGCCAGGATTTGAGCATCACAAAAAAGCTGGTGCAATGAATGCTCTG ATCAATATGAAAGGGCTGGATGGGATACAGGGGCCAATTTATGTCGGAACGGGCTGTGTTTTCAGGAGGCAAGCGCTCTATGGCTATGATGCTCCTGTGAAGAAGAAAGCCCCATTAAAAACATGCAATTGTTGGCCTAAATGGTGTTCTTGCTGCTGTTGTGGAtctagaaagaaaaataggaaagagaaatcaaaggagaacaagaagaaaacaagcAGCAGAGAATCTTCACCGCAGATATATGCACTTGAAAACATTGAGGAAGGTGTTGAAG GAATAGATAATGAAAAATCAGCTCTCATGCCCCAGataaaattggagaaaaagTTTGGCCAGTCACCTGTTTTCATTGCTTCTACACTGCTAGAGGAAGGCGGAGTTCCACCTGGAGCAACTTCTGCGTCACTATTGAAAGAAGCAATTCATGTCATTAGCTGTGGTTACGAGGATAAAACAGAGTGGGGAAAAGAG GTTGGATGGATTTATGGCTCTGTTACTGAGGATATCTTAACTGGCTTCAAGATGCATTGCCATGGCTGGCGATCAGTCTACTGCATTCCCAAAAGGCCTGCATTTAAGGGATCGGCTCCCATCAACCTCGCAGATCGTCTGCACCAAGTTCTTCGATGGGCTCTGGGATCTGTTGAGATTTTATTGAGTAGGCACTGTCCCATCTGGTATGGTTATGGTTGCGGTTTAAAACCACTGGAGCGATTTTCATATATCAACTCAGTCGTTTATCCATTGACATCCATTCCCCTGATTGCATATTGTACCTTACCAGCTGTCTGTCTGCTAACTGGAAAGTTCATTGTCCCAGAG ATCAGCAACTACGCAAGCATTATATTCATGGCCCTCTTCATATCGATTGCTGCCACCAGTATACTGGAGATGCAGTGGGGAGGTGTTTCTATTGATGACTGGTGGAGGAACGAGCAGTTCTGGGTGATTGGTGGTGCTTCATCGCACCTGTTTGCCCTCTTCCAAGGTCTTCTCAAGGTTTTGGCTGGTGTCAATACAAACTTCACAGTGACATCCAAAGGAGGAGATGATGGGGAGTTTTCGGAACTGTACCTGTTCAAATGGACCTCTTTGTTGATTCCTCCTATGACTTTGCTGATCATAAACATAATTGGGGTCGTGGTTGGAGTTTCTGATGCCATCAACAACGGCTATGAGACGTGGGGTCCGCTGTTTGGCAAGCTCTTCTTTGCTCTCTGGGTCATCGTCCACCTCTACCCTTTTCTGAAAGGTTTGATGGGAAAACAGCAAGGCGTTCCCACCATTATTGTGGTATGGTCAATTCTTCTGGCTTCCATCTTCTCCCTTTTGTGGGTTCGGATCAACCCATTCCTGTCCAAAGATGGCATTGTGCTGGAAGTTTGTGGGTTGAATTGTGATTAA
- the LOC127807864 gene encoding cellulose synthase A catalytic subunit 2 [UDP-forming]-like isoform X1 → METKGRLVAGSHNRNEFVVINADEIGRVTSVKELSGQICQICGDEVEVKVDGEPFVACNECAFPVCRPCYEYERREGNQACPQCKTRYKRIKGSPRVDGDEEEDEFDDLDNEFGSNDQADSHQIAEAGFSSRHGTGRGLQSHGSGLTTPLEMDSSSLSPDIPLLTYDHEDAGISSDQHALIIPPFMSRTKRVHPVPFSDSSMSLPPRPMDPKKDLAVYGYGTVAWKDRMEEWKRRQSDKLQVVKHEGDGGGSFDGNELDDPDLPKMDEGRQPLWRKLPIPSSKISPYRMIILLRLAILGLFFHYRILHPVNDAYGLWLTSIICEIWFAVSWIFDQFPKWFPIERETYLDRLSLRYEKEGRPSELASIDVYVSTVDPMKEPPLITANTVLSILAVDYPVDKVTCYVSDDGAAMLTFEALSETSEFARKWVPFCKKFNIEPRAPEWYFAQKVDYLKDKVHPTFVRERRAMKRDYEEFKIRVNGLVAMAQKVPEDGWTMQDGTPWPGNNVRDHPGMIQVFLGHDGVRDLEGNELPRLIYVSREKRPGFEHHKKAGAMNALVRVSAVISNAPYVLNVDCDHYINNSKALREAMCFMMDPTSGKKICYVQFPQRFDGIDRHDRYSNRNVVFFDINMKGLDGIQGPIYVGTGCVFRRQALYGYDAPVKKKAPLKTCNCWPKWCSCCCCGSRKKNRKEKSKENKKKTSSRESSPQIYALENIEEGVEGIDNEKSALMPQIKLEKKFGQSPVFIASTLLEEGGVPPGATSASLLKEAIHVISCGYEDKTEWGKEVGWIYGSVTEDILTGFKMHCHGWRSVYCIPKRPAFKGSAPINLADRLHQVLRWALGSVEILLSRHCPIWYGYGCGLKPLERFSYINSVVYPLTSIPLIAYCTLPAVCLLTGKFIVPEISNYASIIFMALFISIAATSILEMQWGGVSIDDWWRNEQFWVIGGASSHLFALFQGLLKVLAGVNTNFTVTSKGGDDGEFSELYLFKWTSLLIPPMTLLIINIIGVVVGVSDAINNGYETWGPLFGKLFFALWVIVHLYPFLKGLMGKQQGVPTIIVVWSILLASIFSLLWVRINPFLSKDGIVLEVCGLNCD, encoded by the exons ATGGAAACCAAAGGCCGACTCGTTGCCGGTTCTCACAACCGAAATGAGTTTGTTGTCATCAATGCCGATGAGATTGGCCGA GTAACTTCGGTTAAGGAATTGAGTGGTCAGATTTGCCAGATTTGTGGGGATGAGGTCGAAGTTAAAGTGGATGGGGAGCCATTTGTTGCCTGCAACGAGTGTGCTTTCCCTGTTTGCAGACCTTGCTATGAGTATGAAAGAAGAGAGGGCAATCAAGCTTGCCCGCAATGCAAAACCAGATACAAGCGCATCAAAG GAAGTCCTAGAGTCGATGGtgacgaagaagaagatgaatttgATGACTTGGACAATGAATTTGGGTCCAATGACCAGGCTGACTCGCATCAAATTGCAGAGGCAGGGTTCTCTTCGCGCCACGGTACTGGCCGTGGTCTCCAAAGCCATGGTTCTGGGCTCACTACTCCCTTGGAGATGGATTCCTCGTCCCTCAGTCCAGATATCCCTCTCCTGACTTATGACCACGAG GATGCTGGGATTTCCTCTGATCAGCATGCTCTTATCATTCCACCATTTATGAGTCGGACTAAGCGTGTCCATCCAGTGCCATTTTCTGATTCTTCCATGTCTT TGCCACCCCGGCCAATGGATCCTAAGAAAGACTTAGCAGTGTATGGATATGGTACTGTTGCATGGAAGGACAGAATGGAAGAGTGGAAGAGAAGGCAGAGTGACAAACTTCAAGTGGTGAAGCATGAAGGAGATGGGGGTGGGAGCTTCGATGGTAATGAGCTGGATGATCCTGATCTTCCCAA GATGGACGAAGGTAGGCAGCCACTCTGGAGAAAGTTACCAATTCCATCAAGCAAGATAAGCCCATACAGGATGATCATTTTGCTGCGACTTGCCATTCTGGGGTTATTTTTCCACTATAGGATTCTTCACCCTGTCAATGATGCATATGGACTCTGGCTAACTTCAATTATATGTGAAATCTGGTTTGCTGTATCATGGATCTTTGATCAGTTCCCAAAATGGTTTCCAATTGAGCGAGAAACATACCTGGATAGGCTATCACTGAG GTATGAAAAAGAAGGCAGGCCATCTGAATTAGCCTCTATAGATGTATATGTAAGTACAGTTGATCCAATGAAAGAGCCTCCACTTATCACTGCAAACACAGTCCTGTCTATCCTTGCCGTGGATTATCCAGTCGACAAGGTTACCTGCTATGTCTCAGACGATGGTGCTGCCATGCTCACTTTTGAAGCCCTGTCTGAGACATCTGAATTTGCGAGGAAGTGGGTACCATTCTGCAAAAAGTTCAATATTGAGCCTCGTGCCCCAGAATGGTATTTTGCTCAGAAAGTTGACTATCTTAAAGACAAAGTGCATCCTACATTTGTGAGGGAACGTCGCGCAATGAAG AGGGATTATGAAGAGTTTAAAATTCGGGTAAATGGTCTGGTCGCTATGGCACAGAAAGTTCCTGAGGATGGCTGGACAATGCAGGACGGGACTCCATGGCCAGGGAATAATGTCAGGGATCATCCTGGAATGATTCAG GTATTCTTGGGTCATGATGGTGTCCGTGATCTTGAAGGAAATGAATTACCTCGTCTTATCTATGTTTCTCGTGAAAAGAGGCCAGGATTTGAGCATCACAAAAAAGCTGGTGCAATGAATGCTCTG GTGCGAGTCTCAGCAGTCATCTCAAATGCTCCTTACGTATTGAATGTGGATTGCGATCACTATATAAACAACAGTAAAGCACTCCGTGAAGCTATGTGTTTCATGATGGACCCTACATCtggaaagaaaatatgttaTGTTCAGTTCCCTCAAAGGTTTGATGGGATTGATCGTCATGACAGATACTCAAATCGGAACGTCGTTTTCTTTGAT ATCAATATGAAAGGGCTGGATGGGATACAGGGGCCAATTTATGTCGGAACGGGCTGTGTTTTCAGGAGGCAAGCGCTCTATGGCTATGATGCTCCTGTGAAGAAGAAAGCCCCATTAAAAACATGCAATTGTTGGCCTAAATGGTGTTCTTGCTGCTGTTGTGGAtctagaaagaaaaataggaaagagaaatcaaaggagaacaagaagaaaacaagcAGCAGAGAATCTTCACCGCAGATATATGCACTTGAAAACATTGAGGAAGGTGTTGAAG GAATAGATAATGAAAAATCAGCTCTCATGCCCCAGataaaattggagaaaaagTTTGGCCAGTCACCTGTTTTCATTGCTTCTACACTGCTAGAGGAAGGCGGAGTTCCACCTGGAGCAACTTCTGCGTCACTATTGAAAGAAGCAATTCATGTCATTAGCTGTGGTTACGAGGATAAAACAGAGTGGGGAAAAGAG GTTGGATGGATTTATGGCTCTGTTACTGAGGATATCTTAACTGGCTTCAAGATGCATTGCCATGGCTGGCGATCAGTCTACTGCATTCCCAAAAGGCCTGCATTTAAGGGATCGGCTCCCATCAACCTCGCAGATCGTCTGCACCAAGTTCTTCGATGGGCTCTGGGATCTGTTGAGATTTTATTGAGTAGGCACTGTCCCATCTGGTATGGTTATGGTTGCGGTTTAAAACCACTGGAGCGATTTTCATATATCAACTCAGTCGTTTATCCATTGACATCCATTCCCCTGATTGCATATTGTACCTTACCAGCTGTCTGTCTGCTAACTGGAAAGTTCATTGTCCCAGAG ATCAGCAACTACGCAAGCATTATATTCATGGCCCTCTTCATATCGATTGCTGCCACCAGTATACTGGAGATGCAGTGGGGAGGTGTTTCTATTGATGACTGGTGGAGGAACGAGCAGTTCTGGGTGATTGGTGGTGCTTCATCGCACCTGTTTGCCCTCTTCCAAGGTCTTCTCAAGGTTTTGGCTGGTGTCAATACAAACTTCACAGTGACATCCAAAGGAGGAGATGATGGGGAGTTTTCGGAACTGTACCTGTTCAAATGGACCTCTTTGTTGATTCCTCCTATGACTTTGCTGATCATAAACATAATTGGGGTCGTGGTTGGAGTTTCTGATGCCATCAACAACGGCTATGAGACGTGGGGTCCGCTGTTTGGCAAGCTCTTCTTTGCTCTCTGGGTCATCGTCCACCTCTACCCTTTTCTGAAAGGTTTGATGGGAAAACAGCAAGGCGTTCCCACCATTATTGTGGTATGGTCAATTCTTCTGGCTTCCATCTTCTCCCTTTTGTGGGTTCGGATCAACCCATTCCTGTCCAAAGATGGCATTGTGCTGGAAGTTTGTGGGTTGAATTGTGATTAA
- the LOC127807269 gene encoding F-box/FBD/LRR-repeat protein At5g53840-like, which translates to MAKGEKPRKVYARGKRRKLAPELEDRISLLPDEILVIILSSLSIKEAARTSILSSRWRELWTLGITLDLGSLDQVRSIETRTGQNFSYWLDRIMESHKGPSIQKLRICLQAKNIESGGDFARWMNFATRKFVRELYLQVETTKYSVYPSLYLGFYNFHSLKALFLDFEHVDARHVEHFLSHCPSLEKLSLAKSNVAHLKISGPSLKLKFLEVSSCFNLTRIKISAPNLVAFKYWGPEMVLDLENAPLLAEVSFLESYCMYVVKQKFEQFSTVLPQLQKITLTLSYPWMVEFPMLDGLANLSKLELNLRVWDYDNPFQLCTSFIKALPFLNKISLNLFWVAKLESKQPWEPEVEDHRQHCLKVVELIGFVGCLLDLEIVRYMIRNASSLKKITLCPCRRAWMDDLQELMTIKEKQEARQCAHELEAVLSPHTKLVVL; encoded by the coding sequence ATGGCAAAAGGAGAGAAACCCAGAAAAGTTTACGCGCGTGGGAAGCGCCGGAAGCTGGCGCCCGAGTTGGAGGATCGGATCAGCCTGTTGCCCGACGAAATCCTGGTGATCATCTTGTCAAGCCTGTCGATCAAAGAGGCGGCTCGAACAAGCATTTTGTCGAGCAGGTGGCGGGAGCTCTGGACCTTGGGGATCACCCTGGACTTGGGCTCTCTAGATCAAGTCCGCAGCATCGAGACACGAACAGGGCAGAATTTCTCGTATTGGCTGGACAGAATCATGGAGAGCCATAAAGGCCCGTCGATCCAGAAACTCAGGATTTGCTTGCAGGCCAAGAACATCGAATCGGGGGGCGATTTCGCTCGGTGGATGAACTTCGCGACGAGAAAGTTCGTCCGGGAGTTGTATTTACAAGTCGAGACTACGAAGTACAGCGTTTACCCGTCGCTGTATCTGGGGTTTTACAATTTCCATTCCCTCAAGGCCTTGTTCTTGGATTTCGAGCACGTCGATGCTCGCCACGTCGAGCACTTCCTATCGCATTGCCCGTCTCTCGAGAAGCTGTCTTTGGCCAAATCAAATGTTGCTCACTTGAAAATTTCTGGGCCATCGCTCAAGTTGAAGTTCTTGGAGGTTTCTTCTTGCTTCAACCTGACAAGAATCAAGATTTCTGCGCCCAATCTTGTGGCATTCAAGTACTGGGGGCCGGAGATGGTTCTTGATCTCGAGAACGCTCCCCTTCTTGCTGAGGTATCTTTCTTGGAATCTTACTGCATGTATGTAGTTAAGCAAAAATTCGAACAGTTTTCTACTGTGTTGCCTCAGCTTCAGAAAATCACATTGACATTGAGTTATCCATGGATGGTTGAGTTTCCAATGCTTGATGGATTGGCAAACCTGAGCAAATTGGAACTGAATTTGAGAGTGTGGGATTATGACAACCCCTTCCAACTTTGCACTTCCTTCATCAAGGCATTGCCTTTCTTGAACAAGATTTCACTGAACCTCTTTTGGGTTGCCAAACTTGAATCGAAACAGCCATGGGAGCCTGAGGTTGAAGATCACCGGCAACACTGCCTAAAGGTGGTGGAATTGATTGGCTTTGTTGGGTGTTTGCTTGATCTTGAGATTGTCAGGTACATGATTAGGAATGCCTCATCGCTCAAGAAGATCACACTCTGTCCTTGCCGGAGAGCTTGGATGGATGATCTTCAGGAGTTGATGACAATCAAGGAGAAACAAGAGGCTAGACAGTGTGCTCATGAGCTGGAAGCAGTTCTATCTCCCCATACCAAACTTGTGGTACTTTAA